From one Acidobacteriota bacterium genomic stretch:
- a CDS encoding transcriptional repressor, which produces MKVTRDDVRRRIESFEQVCHSRGAKLTHQRLEIFREVLESGDHPDAERVFRGVRRRMPTVSLDTVYRTLWWLEDLGLVTTLGLSRERARFDANLGRHHHFVCTRCGLTRDIHSDAFDSLDLPDSVKTLGRAESIQVEVRGLCIQCAAGDDPGAKNQGRGKDI; this is translated from the coding sequence GTGAAAGTCACCCGGGACGACGTACGGAGGCGTATCGAGAGTTTCGAGCAGGTGTGCCACAGCCGGGGGGCGAAGCTGACGCACCAGCGCCTCGAGATTTTCCGGGAGGTCCTCGAATCGGGCGACCACCCCGACGCGGAGCGGGTGTTTCGGGGGGTGAGGCGCCGGATGCCGACGGTGTCGCTCGACACCGTCTACCGGACCCTCTGGTGGCTCGAGGACCTCGGGCTCGTCACGACCCTCGGGCTCTCGCGGGAGCGGGCGCGCTTCGACGCCAACCTCGGCCGCCATCATCATTTTGTCTGCACCCGGTGCGGGCTGACGCGCGACATCCACAGCGACGCGTTCGACAGTCTCGACCTGCCGGACTCGGTGAAAACCCTCGGCCGCGCCGAAAGCATCCAGGTGGAGGTCCGGGGACTCTGCATTCAATGCGCCGCAGGCGACGATCCGGGCGCGAAAAACCAAGGGAGGGGAAAAGATATATGA
- a CDS encoding SDR family oxidoreductase, producing the protein MNPFGLEGKRVVVSGASSGIGRQCALACAAMGASVALIGRDRERLGRTLASMDPAGGHRLFAADLTDEAAVVALARALGETCGRVHGLVHCAGASATLPLRSTTRARIDALFHVNVYSALYLTREIARAGSFAAEGGSVLFISSVMGSRGETGKTLYSMTKGALLAGARSLACELAPRRIRVNTVSPGAVITPINETLPHIADPEKRRKLEERHPLGLGTPEDVAHACVYLLSDAARWVTGADLVVDGGYSAR; encoded by the coding sequence ATGAACCCCTTCGGCCTCGAGGGAAAACGGGTCGTCGTCAGCGGGGCGTCCTCCGGGATCGGCCGGCAATGCGCCCTCGCCTGCGCCGCCATGGGGGCCTCGGTCGCCCTCATCGGCCGCGACCGGGAACGGCTCGGCCGGACGCTCGCCTCGATGGACCCCGCGGGCGGCCATCGCCTCTTCGCCGCCGATCTGACCGATGAAGCCGCGGTCGTCGCCCTCGCGCGCGCCCTCGGCGAAACGTGCGGCCGGGTGCACGGCCTGGTCCACTGCGCCGGCGCCTCCGCCACCCTCCCCCTGCGTTCGACGACACGGGCGCGGATCGACGCGCTGTTTCACGTCAACGTCTACTCGGCCCTCTATCTCACCCGGGAGATCGCGAGGGCCGGCTCCTTCGCCGCGGAAGGTGGCAGCGTCCTGTTCATCTCCTCGGTGATGGGAAGCCGCGGCGAAACGGGAAAAACCCTCTACTCCATGACGAAGGGGGCGCTGCTGGCCGGGGCGCGCTCGCTGGCCTGCGAGCTGGCCCCCAGGAGGATCCGGGTCAACACCGTTTCCCCCGGCGCCGTCATCACCCCCATCAACGAAACCCTCCCCCACATCGCCGATCCGGAAAAGCGGAGAAAGCTCGAGGAGCGGCACCCGCTGGGGCTGGGAACCCCCGAGGACGTCGCGCACGCCTGCGTCTACCTCCTCTCGGACGCCGCGCGCTGGGTGACGGGCGCCGACCTGGTCGTCGACGGCGGCTATTCGGCCAGGTAG
- a CDS encoding acetyltransferase has product MTDLAIYGFGAFGRELAAIVRSINEAAPRWNVIGYFDDGVPEGRSNRYGGVIGGLGALNRHERPLAVVMAIASPDTVRALVSKITNPLVHFPNLVAPTVLFFDRESVGMGRGNILGHNCRISCDVELGDFNLLNGEVSLGHDVKTGSFNVMQPDVRLSGAVTVGDGNFFGARALVLQGVAIGRGTRIGTGSVVIRRTRDGVTYFGNPARIMKNL; this is encoded by the coding sequence ATGACGGATCTTGCCATATACGGGTTTGGAGCGTTCGGCCGCGAACTGGCCGCGATCGTCCGCTCGATCAACGAGGCGGCGCCCCGGTGGAACGTCATCGGCTATTTCGACGACGGCGTGCCCGAGGGCCGATCCAACCGCTACGGCGGCGTCATCGGCGGCCTCGGGGCCCTGAACCGTCATGAAAGGCCGCTGGCCGTGGTCATGGCGATCGCGTCCCCGGACACGGTGCGCGCCCTGGTTTCGAAAATCACCAACCCCCTGGTCCATTTCCCCAACCTGGTCGCCCCCACCGTGCTCTTTTTCGACCGGGAGAGCGTCGGGATGGGCCGGGGCAACATCCTGGGCCACAACTGCCGCATCAGCTGCGACGTCGAGCTCGGCGACTTCAACCTCCTCAACGGGGAGGTCTCCCTGGGCCACGACGTGAAAACAGGGAGCTTCAACGTGATGCAGCCCGATGTGCGCCTCTCGGGCGCGGTGACTGTCGGGGACGGCAATTTTTTCGGCGCCCGCGCCCTGGTGCTCCAGGGGGTGGCCATCGGCCGCGGCACCCGGATCGGGACCGGGAGCGTGGTGATACGCAGGACGCGCGACGGGGTGACCTATTTCGGAAACCCGGCCAGAATCATGAAGAATCTTTGA
- a CDS encoding ketoacyl-ACP synthase III produces MAYLDFTGAGITALAAAVPRTVIDNYRYTGHFPAADVREIVDKIGVRERRFADPSTTASDLCFAAAERLLADNRVDREEIDLLVFISQTPDYRMPATSVLLQDRLGLPRSTLAFDINLGCSAFLYGMAVAYSLMLASGLRRGLVLDGETRSKVYSPKDRTTAFLFGDAGAAALVERDTRFGASHFSLHSDGSRGDLIRIDAGGYRRPSSAETVRERVVDGHGNVRSEEQGYMHGADVFTFVNREVPRDIRALLARTGRGLDGFDYIVLHQANSFINAHVARRLGLDPEKVPSTIGKYGNTSSVSLPLTIVSELRGRMDGHRLLLMSAFGVGMTWGSAIVPFVDCRISEMVEV; encoded by the coding sequence ATGGCGTACCTGGACTTCACGGGAGCCGGCATCACCGCGCTGGCCGCGGCGGTCCCGCGCACCGTCATCGACAACTACCGGTACACGGGGCACTTCCCGGCCGCCGATGTCAGGGAGATCGTGGACAAGATCGGCGTGCGCGAGCGGCGGTTCGCGGATCCGTCGACGACGGCGTCCGATCTCTGCTTCGCCGCGGCCGAAAGGCTGCTGGCCGACAACCGGGTCGACCGGGAGGAGATCGACCTGCTGGTCTTCATCTCCCAGACCCCCGATTACCGCATGCCCGCCACCTCCGTCCTGCTTCAGGACCGCCTCGGCCTCCCCCGGTCGACCCTCGCCTTCGACATCAACCTGGGGTGCTCCGCCTTCCTCTACGGCATGGCGGTGGCCTATTCGCTGATGCTCGCCTCCGGGCTGCGAAGGGGCCTGGTCCTCGACGGGGAAACCCGTTCGAAGGTCTATTCCCCCAAAGACCGCACTACGGCCTTCCTGTTCGGGGACGCCGGCGCCGCCGCCCTCGTCGAGCGGGACACCAGGTTCGGCGCGTCCCACTTCTCGCTCCACTCGGACGGGTCGCGCGGCGACCTCATCAGGATCGACGCCGGGGGATACCGCCGCCCGAGTTCGGCCGAAACCGTCAGGGAGCGGGTGGTGGACGGGCACGGGAACGTCCGCAGCGAGGAACAGGGGTACATGCACGGGGCGGACGTGTTCACCTTCGTCAACCGCGAGGTGCCGCGCGACATCCGCGCCCTCCTGGCGCGCACGGGGCGCGGCCTGGACGGGTTCGATTACATCGTCCTGCACCAGGCCAACAGCTTCATCAACGCGCACGTGGCCCGCAGGCTCGGGCTCGACCCGGAAAAGGTCCCGTCCACCATCGGGAAGTACGGCAACACCTCCTCGGTCTCCCTCCCGCTGACCATCGTCAGCGAGCTCCGGGGCCGGATGGACGGGCACCGGCTGCTGCTGATGAGCGCGTTCGGGGTGGGGATGACCTGGGGGTCGGCCATCGTCCCCTTCGTGGACTGCCGGATCAGCGAGATGGTGGAAGTATGA
- a CDS encoding acyl carrier protein — MKQKFIERFRESLQLEDRDIHMDDEFREYEEWDSLAYLSLIAMLDEDYDLRLEEAEFRELRTVGQVYGAATGA; from the coding sequence ATGAAGCAGAAATTCATCGAACGGTTCAGGGAAAGCCTGCAGCTCGAAGACCGCGACATCCACATGGACGACGAATTCCGCGAATACGAGGAGTGGGATTCGCTCGCCTACCTGTCGCTGATCGCGATGCTGGACGAGGATTACGACCTGCGGCTCGAGGAAGCCGAGTTCCGCGAGCTGCGCACCGTGGGGCAGGTGTACGGCGCGGCGACCGGGGCATAA